One Glycine max cultivar Williams 82 chromosome 6, Glycine_max_v4.0, whole genome shotgun sequence DNA segment encodes these proteins:
- the SWEET16 gene encoding sugar efflux transporter SWEET16, whose product MAINHETWAFVFGLLGNVISFMVFLAPLPTFYQIYKKKSTEEFQSLPYVVALFSSMLWIYYALVKKDASLLLITINSFGCVIETIYLAIFLIYAPSKTRLWTIKLLLMLNVFGFGAMLLSTLYLTTGSKRLTVIGWICLVFNISVFAAPLCIIKRVIKTKSVEFMPFSLSFFLTINAVMWFFYGLLLKDYYVALPNTLGFLFSIIQMVLYLIYRNAKTPDLPMKLQELNSHTIDVGKLSRMEPSEPNHLTKNGTLTEREI is encoded by the exons ATGGCCATtaaccatgaaacttgggctttCGTTTTCGGCCTTCTAG GCAACGTGATCTCCTTTATGGTGTTCCTCGCTCCATT ACCGACTTTTTACCAAATCTACAAGAAGAAATCTACAGAAGAGTTCCAATCACTACCTTATGTTGTTGCATTGTTCAGTTCAATGCTTTGGATCTATTACGCACTCGTCAAAAAGGATGCTAGCCTCCTTCTCATTACTATTAACTCCTTTGGATGTGTGATAGAGACGATATACCTTGCAATCTTCCTAATTTACGCCCCAAGCAAAACCAGG CTTTGGACCATCAAGCTTCTTCTCATGTTGAATGTTTTTGGATTCGGAGCGATGCTTCTTTCAACCCTCTACCTTACAACAGGATCCAAACGTCTTACTGTGATAGGATGGATTTGCCTTGTTTTCAACATAAGCGTTTTTGCTGCTCCTCTATGCATTATA AAACGTGTCATAAAGACGAAGAGCGTGGAATTCATGCCTTTCAGTTTGTCCTTCTTTTTGACTATAAATGCTGTCATGTGGTTCTTCTATGGCCTTCTCCTCAAGGACTATTACGTCGCT CTACCAAATACGCTTGGGTTTCTATTCAGCATAATTCAGATGGTGTTGTATTTGATTTATAGAAACGCCAAGACACCTGATCTGCCAATGAAATTGCAAGAACTAAATAGTCATACTATTGACGTTGGGAAGCTGAGCAGAATGGAACCCTCTGAGCCGAATCATCTAACAAAAAATGGTACTTTAACTGAAAGAGAAATCTGA
- the SWEET17 gene encoding sugar efflux transporter SWEET17: protein MAINHETWAFIFGLLGNVISFMVFLAPLPTFYQIYKKKSTDGFQSLPYIVALFSSMLWIYYALVKKDASLLLITINSFGCVIETIYLAIFLIYAPSKTRLWTIKLLLMLNVFGFGAMLLSTLYLTTGSKRLSVIGWICLVLNISVFAAPLCIMKRVIKTKSVEFMPFSLSFFLTINAVMWFFYGLLLKDYYIALPNTLGFLFGIIQMVLYLIYRNAKPQGLEEPTKVQELNGHIIDVVKPNHVTKNGPVPVIETASNV from the exons ATGGCCATcaaccatgaaacttgggctttCATTTTCGGTCTTCTAG GCAACGTGATCTCCTTTATGGTGTTCCTCGCTCCATT ACCAACTTTTTACCAAATCTACAAGAAAAAATCTACGGATGGGTTTCAATCACTACCTTATATTGTTGCACTATTCAGTTCAATGCTCTGGATTTATTACGCACTCGTCAAAAAGGATGCTAGCCTCCTTCTCATTACTATTAACTCCTTTGGATGTGTGATAGAGACGATATACCTTGCAATCTTCCTAATTTACGCCCCAAGCAAAACCAGG CTTTGGACCATCAAGCTTCTTCTCATGTTGAATGTTTTTGGATTCGGAGCAATGCTTCTTTCAACCCTCTACCTTACAACGGGTTCCAAACGTCTTTCTGTGATAGGATGGATTTGCCTTGTTCTCAACATAAGCGTTTTTGCTGCTCCTCTTTGCATCATG AAACGTGTCATAAAGACGAAGAGTGTGGAATTCATGCCTTTCAGTTTGTCCTTCTTTTTGACCATAAATGCTGTCATGTGGTTCTTCTATGGCCTTCTCCTCAAGGACTACTACATCGCA CTCCCAAATACTCTTGGGTTTCTATTCGGCATAATCCAGATGGTGCTGTATTTGATTTATAGAAACGCCAAGCCACAAGGATTAGAGGAGCCAACGAAGGTTCAGGAACTAAATGGCCATATTATTGACGTTGTGAAGCCGAATCATGTAACAAAAAATGGTCCTGTGCCTGTGATTGAGACAGCTAGCAATGTGTGA
- the LOC100811500 gene encoding RNA pseudouridine synthase 7, with translation MKRKREGKEGMDNIVWQTPANPPHPNDYVFRNGIRYVRPYYFEFIAHVKNRWAGKTIVDLFAEEFKGRPYEYYVSAVKCGRIQVDGEMVPVSYIVKSSQKISHFLHRHEPPVMACEVPVLQKDIDVLTVCKPASVPVHPCGQYRKNTVVGILQAEHGLTPLFPVHRLDRLVSGLLILARNAAKADIFRQQIEAGLVHKQYIAKVGGEFPEDEVIVDANIDYNAREGRSTAEVRGSAKGKAASTKFTRISTNGTQSIVLCEPITGRTHQIRVHLQYSGHPIANDMLYISEQTVDRSVKGLSADRSARISGVSLTSNFNEKVLNECEENSNGDFGIDPMCTNCPNLAPKGYDSDEEGLWLHCIRYSGPGWTYECPYPDWAKLG, from the exons atgaagagaaagagagaaggcaAAGAGGGCATGGATAATATCGTGTGGCAGACTCCAGCGAATCCCCCGCACCCTAACGATTACGTCTTTCGAAACG GGATTCGATACGTTAGACCATACTACTTCGAATTCATCGCTCat GTTAAAAATCGGTGGGCAGGGAAAACCATTGTGGATTTGTTCGCTGAGGAATTCAAAGGTCGACCTTATGAGTATTAT GTTAGTGCAGTGAAATGTGGAAGGATTCAAGTGGATGGTGAGATGGTACCGGTTTCATACATAGTTAAATCATCTCAAAAGATAAGCCATTTCTTACACAG GCATGAACCACCTGTGATGGCTTGTGAGGTTCCTGTTCTTCAAAAAGATATTGATGTGCTAACTGTTTGTAAGCCAGCATCTGTCCCT GTGCACCCATGTGGTCAATATCGTAAGAACACTGTTGTTGGCATTCTTCAAGCTGAGCATGGGCTGACCCCTCTATTTC CTGTTCATCGACTGGATCGCCTTGTCTCAGGACTTCTTATTTTGGCCAGAAATGCTGCAAAAGCTGACATTTTTAGGCAACAG ATAGAAGCCGGCTTAGTCCACAAACAGTATATAGCAAAAGTAGGTGGAGAATTTCCTGAGGATGAG gtAATTGTTGATGCCAATATAGACTATAATGCAAGAGAAGGAAGGAGCACAGCAGAG GTCAGAGGCTCTGCAAAGGGGAAGGCTGCCTCTACAAAATTTACCCGGATTAGTACTAATGGAACTCAAAGTATTGTTTTATGTGAACCAATCACTGGCCGTACTCATCAG ATACGCGTTCATTTACAGTATTCAGGGCACCCAATAGCCAATGACATGCTGTACATCTCAGAACAAACTGTTGATCGATCTGTTAAAGGGTTGAGTGCTGATAGATCAGCTCGCATTTCTGGTGTTTCACTGAcatcaaattttaatgaaaaagtgcTCAATGAATGTGAAGAAAATTCCAATGGAGACTTTGGCATCGATCCCATGTGTACAAATTGTCCAAATTTGGCACCCAAAGG ATATGATAGTGATGAAGAAGGTCTGTGGCTACATTGTATTCGTTACTCTGGACCTGGATGGACGTATGAGTGTCCATATCCTGATTGGGCAAAACTTGGCTAG
- the LOC100812584 gene encoding putative disease resistance protein RGA3 gives MAEIYVSNIAASLLGKLASHVYEEASRAYVVYEDLQGIKDSLSIVNGVLLGAEEKKELRQGLREWLRQIQNVCYDAEDVLDEFECQKLRKQVVKASGSTSMKVGHFFSSLNPLVFRLRVTRRIKDVRERLDKIAADGNKFGLERIGGDHRLVPRREMTHSHVDASGVIGRGNDREEIIKLLMQPHPHGDGDGDKSLCVIPIVGIGGLGKTTLAKLVFNDKRMDELFQLKMWVCVSDDFDIRQMIIKIINSAAYASAPAIATQENISSLDIEQLQSRLRYKLSGQKFLLVLDDTWNDDRAKWTELKDLIKVGAAGSKIIVTTRSNSIASMIGTVPSYILEGLSIENCLSLFVKWAFKEGEEKKYPNLVEIGKEIVKKCQGVPLAVRTLGSSLFLNFDLERWEFVRDNEIWNLQQKKNDILPALKLSYDQMPSYLRHCFAFFSLYPKDFGFTGALIANLWAALGLLRSPVGSQKMENIARQYVDELHSRSFLEDFVDLGHFYYFKVHDLVHDLALYVSKGELLVVNYRTRNIPEQVRHLSVVENDPLSHVVFPKSRRMRTILFPIYGMGAESKNLLDTWIKRYKYLRVLDLSDSSVETLPNSIAKLQHLRALHLTNNCKIKRLPHSICKLQNLQYLSLRGCIELETLPKGLGMLISLRKLYITTKQSILSEDDFASLSNLQTLSFEYCDNLKFLFRGAQLPYLEVLLIQSCGSLESLPLHILPKLEVLFVIRCEMLNLSFNYESPMPRFRMKFLHLEHCSRQQTLPQWIQGAADTLQTLLILHFPSLEFLPEWLATMTRLKILHIFNCPQLLYLPSDMLGLTALERLIIDACPELCRKCHPQFGEYWSLIAHIKHISIGETKARQRLFRIQSQLRLRL, from the coding sequence ATGGCCGAAATTTATGTCTCCAATATTGCTGCATCACTGTTAGGGAAGCTTGCTTCTCACGTTTATGAAGAAGCTTCTCGGGCCTATGTTGTGTATGAGGATCTGCAAGGGATCAAAGACTCTTTGTCAATTGTCAATGGTGTACTATTGGGTGCTGAGGAGAAGAAGGAGCTAAGGCAAGGGCTTCGGGAATGGCTGAGGCAGATTCAAAACGTCTGCTACGATGCTGAAGATGTGTTGGATGAATTTGAGTGCCAAAAATTGCGAAAGCAAGTTGTCAAAGCTTCAGGCAGCACCAGCATGAAGGTAGGACACTTCTTTTCTTCGTTAAATCCTCTTGTTTTCCGTCTTAGGGTGACTCGTCGAATCAAAGATGTTAGGGAGAGATTGGATAAGATAGCAGCTGATGGAAACAAGTTTGGTCTTGAGAGGATTGGTGGTGATCATAGACTTGTGCCTAGGAGAGAAATGACTCATTCCCATGTTGATGCTTCAGGGGTGATAGGAAGGGGAAATGATAGGGAAGAAATTATCAAGCTTTTGATGCAACCTCACCCTCATGGTGATGGTGATGGAGATAAAAGTCTTTGTGTTATTCCCATAGTGGGTATTGGAGGCTTGGGGAAGACCACACTTGCAAAGTTGGTCTTCAATGATAAGAGGATGGATGAACTTTTCCAATTGAAGATGTGGGTGTGTGTTTCTGATGATTTTGACATTAGGCAGATGATTATTAAAATCATCAATTCTGCTGCTTATGCTTCAGCTCCAGCTATTGCTACCCAAGAAAACATTAGCAGCTTAGATATTGAGCAGCTACAAAGTCGTCTAAGATATAAGCTTTCGGGTCAGAAATTTTTACTAGTCTTAGATGATACGTGGAATGATGATCGGGCAAAATGGACAGAGTTGAAAGATTTAATAAAAGTTGGTGCCGCGGGAAGCAAAATCATAGTCACAACGCGAAGTAACTCAATTGCTTCAATGATTGGCACTGTTCCCTCATACATTTTAGAAGGTCTTTCCATTGAGAATTGTTTATCTCTGTTTGTCAAATGGGCATTTAAGGaaggtgaagaaaaaaaatatccaaatctAGTGGAGATCGGAAAAGAAATTGTGAAAAAATGCCAAGGGGTTCCATTAGCCGTTAGAACTCTAGGAAGTTCCTTGttcttaaattttgatttagaAAGGTGGGAATTTGTAAGAGACAATGAGATATGGAACTTACAACAAAAGAAGAATGATATTTTACCTGCCCTTAAGTTGAGCTATGATCAAATGCCGTCCTATTTGAGGCACTGTTTTGCGTTCTTTTCTCTTTATCCTAAAGATTTTGGCTTTACCGGTGCTCttattgctaatctttgggcaGCACTTGGATTGCTTCGATCTCCAGTTGGAAGTCAGAAGATGGAGAACATTGCAAGACAGTATGTAGATGAGTTACACTCAAGATCATTTCTTGAGGATTTTGTGGATTTAGGTCACTTTTACTATTTCAAAGTACATGATTTGGTACATGATCTTGCCCTGTATGTTTCAAAAGGAGAGCTTCTAGTGGTAAACTACCGGACACGAAACATACCTGAGCAAGTAAGGCATCTATCAGTTGTTGAAAATGATCCACTTAGCCATGTTGTGTTTCCCAAGTCCAGAAGGATGAGAACTATATTATTTCCCATCTATGGAATGGGTGCTGAGAGTAAAAATCTTTTGGACACATGGATAAAGAGATACAAATACTTACGGGTTTTAGATTTAAGTGATTCCTCTGTTGAGACTCTACCTAATTCAATTGCTAAATTGCAGCATCTGCGAGCTCTTCATCTTACAAATAACTGCAAAATAAAAAGACTTCCTCATTCTATATGCAAACTCCAGAATTTGCAGTACTTGTCACTCAGAGGATGCATTGAACTTGAAACATTGCCTAAAGGATTAGGGATGTTAATCAGCCTTCGAAAATTGTATATAACCACGAAACAATCTATTCTCTCAGAGGATGATTTTGCAAGTTTGAGCAATCTTCAAACCTTGAGTTTTGAATATTGTGACAATTTGAAGTTTTTGTTCAGAGGGGCACAACTCCCTTACCTTGAAGTTTTGCTCATTCAATCATGTGGGAGCCTAGAGTCCTTACCTCTTCATATTCTCCCTAAACTAGAGGTTCTGTTTGTAATACGGTGTGAGATGCTAAATCTGTCGTTTAACTATGAAAGCCCAATGCCAAGATTCAGGATGAAGTTTCTGCATCTTGAGCATTGTTCAAGGCAACAGACATTGCCTCAATGGATTCAAGGAGCCGCTGACACTTTGCAGACATTGTTAATTTTACACTTTCCCAGTCTAGAGTTTCTTCCTGAGTGGCTGGCAACAATGACTCGTCTTAAGATACTCCATATTTTTAACTGTCCTCAACTGTTGTATCTTCCAAGTGACATGCTTGGCCTCACTGCCCTTGAAAGATTGATCATAGATGCTTGTCCTGAATTGTGTCGAAAATGTCACCCCCAATTTGGTGAGTACTGGTCCTTAATAGCTCACATCAAACACATTTCCATTGGAGAAACAAAAGCAAGGCAACGACTTTTCCGAATACAGTCCCAGCTGCGGTTGAGATTGTGA